CTACGGCTAGTCCCTCTCCCTGTATAATAGACTCATCTAATTCTGCTCCTGCCAGCTTATGTGCGGCGGGTCCCGCAGCGACAGCGGTCTCAGGCAGCATACCCAGTCCTGTGCCAATCCCTCTGGCAGTACCGAACACCCCATCGTTGCCGATCCCCACATCAGATTTGCCAATGCCCGTGTCATGACTAATTTGATCTACTATTTTTTTTTGCTTCGTCACCACCGATATTTTCTTGAGTTTGATTCCAAGGTCCTTCAAGTCCTCTATCGCAAGCGATACATCCGTTGCATGTCCAAATATTCCTACTATTAATACAGTCACTGTGCATCCCTCCTAATAATGCGATATTAACCGCCTGGGCCATTGATTGAACCGAAATTTTAGCTAAGAGATTCCAATATGAATCAATAAGACCTAATTAGGTTATAAAGATAGAGTTAAGACAATACATACTTGCCGATAGGTTAGTTCATACTAGGAGGTGCTGCTGATGCTTCAACATAAATATTTTCGGACAAGCTTTGCGATTATTACTTTTCTATTGATTCTCTATTTAGGCTCCAAAGTGATGTTTATATTCACACCTTTGACTGCCATAATCCAGCTGCTCCTTGTCCCGATGATGCTGTCCGGTTTCATGTATTATCTAATGCGCCCGTTAGTAAGTTTTATGGAAAAAAGGAAGCTGAACCGCTCCCTCTCTATTTTGCTTCTTTATGTAGTGATGATCGGCCTGTTTGTCCTGTTTTGGGCGCTAGTATGGCCGACGCTAAGGGAGCAAATTCAGAACTTTATAGACAACACCCCTAAACTGGTTCAGGGACTTCAGGATCAGTTCAATACATTACAGAAGAGTCCTTTATTTTCACGCTTTTTTCCCGGTGAGTCTGACATGGCTTCACGACTTTCAGGATACTTGAACAATGCCATTAACTGGGTAACCAATTCAATGTCTAATCTGATCGGAGTGGTATCCAGTATCGTTGTGGTAATAGCTACACTTCCTATTATTCTATATTATATGCTTAAGGACGGGTATAAGCTGTCTCCCATCGTGCAGAGTCTGATTCCCAAAAAATATCGTAAAGAAGGGCAAGAAACTCTAAAAGATATCGATTCAGCTCTTAGCAGCTTTATCGTTACACGGGTCTTGCTTAATGTCATCCTTGGAGTGATTTTATATATCGGATTTCTTCTTATTGGACTGCCCTATTCGCTGCTTCTGGCTGTGATTTCTGTACCGCTTAACTTCATCCCTTATATAGGATCTTTATTAGCGGCAATCCCGGTGGTGATCGTGGCTTTTATCGAGTCTCCGACATTGGCGATTTGGTCAGTGGTGATTGTAGTGGTGGCTCAGCAAATTCAGGATAATGTGTTGTCTCCTATCATTTACGGGAAATCGTTGGACGTTCATCCGCTTACTACTGTACTGCTTGTATTGGTAGGCGGTGACTTTTACGGTCTCATCGGAGTACTGATTGCACTGCCGGTGTATATGATTGCCAAAATTATTTTCCTCCGAATCTATGAGATTATAGTCGCAGAAAGGGTCGAAGAGACACCCGGTGTTCAAAAAGAATTATAAAAAAGGACGGCGCCCTCCGAATGTGGAGTGTCAGCCGTCCTTTTGTGTGTTATCTGTCAAATGCTATACTCAACCCCTCAAGGAACGAACAACAAATAAATAAGTCCCTTTCATTAGACACTGTCCATCCTCCAAGGTCACTGAACCTCTTGTATGTGACACAATAGTTGTATTTAAGGCGATCAGTACCTCATCCTTCCACACGGTTACTGCAGACTTGAAATATATGGCATTATCAAACTGCTGCCGTTCTCTCATAACATATCCAACAGAATGAAGGACCGGCGGCAAGGCTCGTTCTTTAGGTGCTAAGGCTTTGATCCAAGCAATGTCACGAAAAGGTACCGCAATCTCCTGATGGCCAATCACTACCTGTCCGAGCGCTGCATCCCATTTACGCAGTACCCCCTTCATGATTCTGTAAGGCGGTTCGCCACAATACATAATTACAGGTCTGCCCACCCAGTGTTTCATTGCTTCACCTTCTTCCGATTATCAGAGAATTCCTAATTCCTATGTACTCTCTATAGCCCAATCAATACCTTTCAAACCCTGTGACTCCAAATACTGGTTAGTCTCCGAGAACGGACGGCTTCCCAGAAACCCACGATACGCCGACAACGGGCTTGGATGGGTGGATTGAATAATATGATGGCGGTTTTTAGTGAGGAATGAACCTTTTTTTTGCGCATGACTTCCCCACAACATAAACACCATCGGGATGTTGCGCTCATTCAACTTCTCCATAACAGCATCCGTAAATGTCTCCCAGCCAAGACTTTTATGGGAATTTGGTTGTCCTTGACGGACGGTAAGCACTGCATTCAGCAGAAGCACACCTTCCTGTGCCCAGTGAAGAAGGGAGCCGTGATTAGGAATGGATACCCCTAGGTCATCTTTCAGCTCCGTATATATATTGCGCAAGGATGGCGGAATCCGAACTCCTGGCATCACTGAGAAGCTAAGGCCATGGGCTTGCCCAGGTCCGTGATAGGGATCCTGACCCAAAATAACAACCCGGGTCTCCTGATAGGATGTCTCCTTGAAGGCGGAGAAGAGAAACTCTTGCGGAGGGTAGACTATCTGCTCCTTATATTCCCTACCCAAGGCAACCTGCAGGTTCTTAAAATAAGGTTTTTGGATTTCATTGTGTAATACCTTGTCCCAATCGTTGCCGAACATAGTCGGGTACTCCCCCTGCTGACTTAGTAGTATTCGCTCTTTATCTATTATTAACCCTATTATAAGCTTAAGGAACTACTTCCGGCCATAATCGGCCTTGATTTGTCCCCATTCCTTAGTCTGCCACTTCAGCAGCTTGTTGTCATAGGTATGGGTCTGCAGCCATCTAACTGCCCGATCAATCAGTACCCAGATTTCCTCAGTGGAGGCATCACGCGGTAAGGTGGTCGCCACCTTCTTCTGTTTTACCCATTTGATCGCATTTACCGAATCACTATATACAGTCTTATTGCTGCCCTCTTTATTCAGAAGAGCTAAAGCATGGACTATGGCAAGGAATTCCCCAAGATTATTGGTCCCCTTGTTAATCGGTCCACAAGAGAATATCACTTCACCGGTTCCCGTATCGACACCTTTATATTCCACTGGACCCGGATTTCCCCGAGTTCCCACATCTACGGACACACTGAAATAATCAATCTCCTCCGATGTCTCAACGCCAGCGCTCCGCTTGAACGAAGTGCTCTTCTTATCTTTGGCTGTGCCAGATGCCGCAGCACCTGTTCCCCAATTGCCTTTCCAACCCGCTTTGTAAGCCTCATCGGCTGCAGCTTTGGATTCATAAGATTTATATTTGGCCCCTGTGTAATGATCTGTTTGTGCCTGACATTCTGCCCATGTGCTATATACACCCGGCTGCTTACCTGCCCATACCACATAAAATTTTTGCTTTGCCATATTTGTAACTCCTTATTGTGTGGATAATTATTTGATGATTCATCCATAATACATTTATCTTCTTTCCAGAATACTGAGTGTGGTATCCAGAATTCTTTGCAGCTTGGAAGAGTCGCGGGTAACTTTAACCATCACACGAAATCCTACTAACGCATTATTCAGATATTCGGAAAGAGCTGAAGGATCAAGGTTTTTGGGGATTTCTCCTTGGTCTTGACCATGTTTCACGATTTCTAAAAGGATCTTTTCTGTACGACTAAAGCTGTCATTAACCTTTTCTGCAGCTTCAGGATCATGCAGGGAAAGCTCCGTTGCCGTATTAACAATCAAACAACCTAAAGGTTCGCTTTCCTCTTTATGGAGAGCCATATCAAAGAGCAGTCTGATGGCTTCTATAGCTGTGGGCAGACTCTGAATACGCTGATCCATTTTGGATTCCGCAATCTCCGCATAACGGTCCAGTACCTTCATGAATAAATTATGCTTGTCTCCAAATGTATCATACATGCTTCTTTTATGAATTCC
Above is a window of Paenibacillus wynnii DNA encoding:
- the rnhA gene encoding ribonuclease H, producing the protein MAKQKFYVVWAGKQPGVYSTWAECQAQTDHYTGAKYKSYESKAAADEAYKAGWKGNWGTGAAASGTAKDKKSTSFKRSAGVETSEEIDYFSVSVDVGTRGNPGPVEYKGVDTGTGEVIFSCGPINKGTNNLGEFLAIVHALALLNKEGSNKTVYSDSVNAIKWVKQKKVATTLPRDASTEEIWVLIDRAVRWLQTHTYDNKLLKWQTKEWGQIKADYGRK
- a CDS encoding AI-2E family transporter, which codes for MLQHKYFRTSFAIITFLLILYLGSKVMFIFTPLTAIIQLLLVPMMLSGFMYYLMRPLVSFMEKRKLNRSLSILLLYVVMIGLFVLFWALVWPTLREQIQNFIDNTPKLVQGLQDQFNTLQKSPLFSRFFPGESDMASRLSGYLNNAINWVTNSMSNLIGVVSSIVVVIATLPIILYYMLKDGYKLSPIVQSLIPKKYRKEGQETLKDIDSALSSFIVTRVLLNVILGVILYIGFLLIGLPYSLLLAVISVPLNFIPYIGSLLAAIPVVIVAFIESPTLAIWSVVIVVVAQQIQDNVLSPIIYGKSLDVHPLTTVLLVLVGGDFYGLIGVLIALPVYMIAKIIFLRIYEIIVAERVEETPGVQKEL
- the ung gene encoding uracil-DNA glycosylase → MFGNDWDKVLHNEIQKPYFKNLQVALGREYKEQIVYPPQEFLFSAFKETSYQETRVVILGQDPYHGPGQAHGLSFSVMPGVRIPPSLRNIYTELKDDLGVSIPNHGSLLHWAQEGVLLLNAVLTVRQGQPNSHKSLGWETFTDAVMEKLNERNIPMVFMLWGSHAQKKGSFLTKNRHHIIQSTHPSPLSAYRGFLGSRPFSETNQYLESQGLKGIDWAIEST
- a CDS encoding TetR/AcrR family transcriptional regulator, giving the protein MARNKEFNVDTVLSKAMTVFWRQGYELTSMQDLVTHMGIHKRSMYDTFGDKHNLFMKVLDRYAEIAESKMDQRIQSLPTAIEAIRLLFDMALHKEESEPLGCLIVNTATELSLHDPEAAEKVNDSFSRTEKILLEIVKHGQDQGEIPKNLDPSALSEYLNNALVGFRVMVKVTRDSSKLQRILDTTLSILERR